A single region of the Ctenopharyngodon idella isolate HZGC_01 chromosome 21, HZGC01, whole genome shotgun sequence genome encodes:
- the pafah1b1b gene encoding lissencephaly-1 homolog B → MVLSQRQRDELNRAIADYLRSNGYEEAYSVFKKEAELDMNEELDKKYAGLLEKKWTSVIRLQKKVMELESKLNEAKEEITLGGPVAQKRDPKEWIPRPPEKYALSGHRSPVTRVIFHPVFSLMVSASEDATIKVWDYEAGDFERTLKGHTDSVQDISFDQTGKLLASCSADMTIKLWDFQGFECIKTMHGHDHNVSSVAIMPNGDHIVSASRDKTMKMWEVATGYCVKTFTGHREWVRMVRPNQDGTLLASCSNDQTVRVWVVATKECKAELREHEHVVECISWAPESAHPTISEATGSENKKSGKPGPFLLSGSRDKTIKMWDISTGMCLMTLVGHDNWVRGVLFHPGGRFVVSCADDKTLRIWDYKNKRCMKTLCAHEHFVTSLDFHKTSPYVVTGSVDQTVKVWECR, encoded by the exons ATGGTGCTGTCACAGAGGCAACGAGATGAACT AAATCGAGCGATAGCAGATTATCTGAGATCTAATGGCTACGAAGAGGCATATTCTGTTTTTAAGAAGGAGGCAGAGTTGGATATG AATGAAGAGTTGGATAAGAAGTATGCAGGCCTTTTGGAAAAGAAATGGACTTCAGTCATCAGATTACAAAAAAAG GTTATGGAGTTGGAGTCTAAACTGAATGAAGCTAAGGAGGAGATCACTTTAGGAGGCCCCGTGGCACAGAAACGAGACCCCAAAGAGTGGATCCCACGCCCGCCTGAGAAGTATGCCCTCAGCGGTCACAGAAGCCCTGTCACACGCGTCATCTTCCACCCTGTGTTCAGCCTCATGGTCTCCGCCTCAGAGGACGCCActataaag GTTTGGGACTATGAGGCTGGGGATTTCGAGCGGACCCTGAAGGGTCACACTGATTCAGTACAGGACATCTCCTTTGACCAGACTGGAAAGCTGCTGGCTTCTTGCTCCGCGGACATGACCATCAAACTCTGGGACTTCCAAGGCTTTGAGTGCATCAAGACCATGCATG GACATGATCACAATGTGTCGTCAGTTGCCATCATGCCCAACGGGGATCACATAGTGTCTGCTTCTAGGGATAAGACCATGAAAATGTGGGAAGTGGCCACTGG TTACTGTGTGAAGACGTTCACGGGTCACAGGGAGTGGGTGCGTATGGTCCGGCCCAATCAAGACGGCACACTGTTGGCTAGCTGCTCTAATGACCAGACGGTGCGCGTGTGGGTGGTGGCCACCAAGGAGTGCAAGGCGGAGCTGCGGGAGCACGAGCATGTGGTGGAGTGCATCTCCTGGGCCCCTGAGAGCGCACACCCTACCATATCTGAGGCTACAGGCTCTGAG AACAAGAAGAGTGGAAAGCCTGGGCCATTCCTGTTATCTGGATCCAGAGACAAGACCATTAAAATGTGGGACATAAGTACTGGCATGTGCCTTATGACACTG GTTGGCCATGATAACTGGGTGCGTGGAGTGCTGTTCCATCCGGGTGGGAGATTTGTAGTGAGCTGTGCTGATGACAAGACCCTTCGTATCTGGGACTATAAGAACAAGCGCTGCATGAAGACCCTGTGTGCCCATGAACACTTTGTTACCTCTCTGG ATTTCCACAAGACTTCTCCTTACGTGGTGACAGGAAGTGTAGATCAAACGGTCAAAGTGTGGGAATGTCGCTGA